Sequence from the Trachemys scripta elegans isolate TJP31775 chromosome 5, CAS_Tse_1.0, whole genome shotgun sequence genome:
GTCTTGGAGTTGTTTCTGATGCAATAGCAAGTAATGGACAATTAAAGCTCTAACATTTGTGAGCCTGTTTTgtgtttttctcctctttttttttgtttctgcattAGAAAACCAACTATTTTACTTAAGGGGAAAAATAATGTTGTCTTGTACACTCTGAGTTagatgtttgtgtgttttttgaaGGCTAGATGATGCAGTGGAGTAACTCTTCTTTAGGAAAAATATCAAATCTTGGCTTGGGACACAATATAGATTATTTTGGGATGCGTGGGATATTTAATCTTAGCACATAATATAAAAAAGCTCCATCTCCAGTGTCCTATTTTCCTTCAAGCCGTATGAAGTGTTTGCTGTCTCTTTACCACTGTAAAGGTTTGGCTTATTTCTTTGCATGAAAGATCAGactgatctcttctggccttaacgggaagaagggggaaggaaATCTACAAAAGGATGTTAttagtgatatatatatatattagtgattatttatatattttaacttCTCCTACTTCATTGCTCACACTGAAACTAAGCCATTCTTTAGAAAAGTATAGACTGATGTTCATCATGATCAAACTAATTTGTACAAATTGTATTTAGCATTGTGAGTGTAGAAATATAGTAAAACTTCAGCCAAACACCAAGTCAGGCTTCCTTAACATGCAAATTTACATACATTAATGTTTTGAGATTTCTGTAATTGTGAagtcaaatatatatttaaattaagctCATAACTCTCTTAAGGCTTTCTGACAAAAGGCATTTTCCTGATAAACTTTATTCCATTCCAACCATACTGAAGACTAGACTAGACTTCCCATTGTATCACATTAGCTATAGGAGTTAGAGACTCTTTTGTTCTAATACAAAAGTAGTGCCATTAGTGGTGCAGTAGTTTTCAAAAAATCATAGATTTTGGCAAGTACCCAATATAGTGGAGGATTAAGAGAGAATTTATTTTGCTCCAAGTTTTTTCCTCTCCTATTGAGACACAGATGGGCATTTTTCTTGTATTACGAGAGGTAATCAATAGTTCATGCCCCCGAGATTTCTCAGTAGCTCATGCAGTGTACAGTACTGTTTCTATTAATATACTCTCATCTTTGTACAATTCATTGCAAACACAGACACTTCCAGGTAATTACGGCAGAAAACTAGAATTTGATGTTTTATTACCATGTATTACTTAAAAGCTATATTACATTGCATTTTTTACttgaaaaacagagaaaatattcTTATGGATTTAGAACCAGCAAAGAGAGAAGGCGTGGGCTGAATCTCTTCTTGAGGAGGGCATGGAAAAAGTTTTCCTGTAGAGGGAACTATTAAAGGAAAAGTGATTCCTAtgaagaaacaaaaatgttttataagACAGCTATTAGACAACTTAAAATATTTGCTGCTTTGCACTTTAAGAGCTCCCATTTCAATACTCATGGCAGTTTCTGCTAGAAGTCCTGCAGATATATTGGGGAGTTTTCTTATAACTAGTCCCAAAATGCTAGCTAAAGTGTTTTGAACCCAGCATATAACAAACAAAATAGGGAGAACATATAAAGTCAGACATTCATTTTCTTTGTAGAAGAGATGTGTTCATACTGTAGCGAACTTATCCTTGAAATTCTTCAAAAATACTGACAAGTCTAGCTCATTTTTAACCAGAACTATCTTACACAATCTATTTGTAAAGgctttttttaattggttttaaaaaattgcttgtgTTCCAGAGAATTAGTACTGCAAAGTTTACATTAGTTCAGCTGGACATAGTCTTAGTACAAATAAGCCAGTTTAGTACATTTAAGGATTGTGCAGCCTGGATAGTTTCAaaccttttaaaattacaatGCAGTATTGTATGCCAGATGACATACtaaggagcggcgccagggtttttggcgacctaggtgggggtccttccgcactcccggtcgtcgtcggcaattctgtggcgggtcccagagcgagtgaaggacccgctgccgaattgctgccaaagacccagagcgtggaaggacctcccgccgccgaattgccaccaagggcggcaaaatgccacccctccccccaaatcctggtgccctaggcgaccgcctaggtcgcctaaatggaagtgctGACCCTGGACATACTCCACAGTAGAGTTCAAGAGCACAATTCATTACAAGAAGTCTGGCATCCAGGGTGCGTTAAAGTCTAAGTTCTGATCAGCTTACTGGGTGCAAATATCCGGCTGCTTTGGAGAGCCTGAGGCTCTCCTGGGGGTTCCAACTCTGGTCTCCTTCTAGAGGTAAGGAATTTGCATTAGAGATGAGCCTAACCTCTAGAAGAAGCATTCAAATCTGGCATTTTCATTCAGGCCCATCTCTTTCGTCAGATTGTGCCCCTTTAGTTGGGTGCACTGAGAGGTCCCTCAGGTGCAACTCTCCCTACAAGGAAGAATGTGGGGGAGAATAGGAGACTCAGATGCCTTTGCAGCATCATACATTCTTCACTGCAGGACCtagagctgtgtgtgtttgtgggttaAGGATGGGAGAGGCAGGTGAGTCACAGTAGGAATTCATCTTTCTGGCCACATGAAAAATGTGTGAAGGAGTTAATACAGCTGTTCCCCCTTCCTATCAGCATCCTTGCAGCAGCCATAGTTGGTTGGGTGGCTCCAATGGAGCTCTTCATGGAGATTTCCTTGCAAAAATGTCTTGCCCCACTCCTTTGGATTTTGATACAAGAGAAGACCATCTGGGACCTAGCTTGTACAAGTGTAATAGAGGGCAGAATGTAACTAAGAGTCTGATCTTATATGGTGCTGAGAACATCTCAGGCTGGGGAACTGAAAATACTGAGCACCCTGAGGGGTAAGGCCCAGATACCTTGTCTGCACtagtcttttttttcctttgtttccttccaACCACCTAGCACAGGCAATGTTCTGGCAGCTGCTGgccttttagccacagcatcatCTAGACCTATTCTGAGTAGTGTTGGGATAAACTGTTGTTTAAATGTCAGAGGCTAGCCTACAGAAAGGCTGCCACTGGCATAGATGCAGAAATGGGATATGTTAGGGGAAAAAGCCTAGTGTAGACAGAACCACAGGGAGTTCGTAATTTCTGCACCACTACAAATTATGTCCTCTGTATAAGACTAGTGTGGTGCAACAATGAGTCTTTCTCTTGCAGTTTCTATTGGTGGGGTCTGAGAAGCATTGTTGGATTCACATAATTATTACACAATTCTAAATATTATAAGATTTTATGTTCCTAGTTTAAGAATGGTTTTTCATGTTCAAGGGGCCATGGTTCTAAGTACAGATACTGAATCGTTggtgtgttctgttttgttttattaaaagaattgcatagaactgggagtcaggagacctgacttCTGTTTCAAGTTCTGCTACTGACTTACAAGTCACCGTGGTAGGATTTTCAAGAGTTAAACTGCTGACTCATTGAATTTAAATTGAGCTGGACACCTAACTTTCTTAGGCTTCTTTCGAAGTCCCAGCCTATATCTTCTCAGTTTCTCATTTTCCCACatgagaagtgaagtgactgaTACTGACCCAAATTTTGTCTTAAACAGTGTTTAATATCTACATGAATATCTAAATGAAGTTAGTTCAAATCAGGTCTAGTTAAAATGCCCCTTGAGTTATTAagggttgtgaagcactcagatactctggtaatgagaccatataagtaccatagatagagacagatgggctttaaaaaaaaccctcaatgcAATTCAGTGATTATGACAGCTCTCACTTCTTTCCTAGTTACATTTACAATGAAAAAAAGTTGTCCATTTATTTCTGAGctgaaatctttttcaaagttaaTGATAACTGTGAAGACTGATTTGATTGTTCCACAATGAATCTTATTGAATAAATAATGTGACCACTATTTTGCTAATTAATCTGAGAAAATTGCAGaagagattaagaaaaagcaaTTCAAAATTTAAAACGTCTAGGTATAATCCTCAAAGCACCATTTAACAGTAACTGTATTTCTCGCACCAACTCACTCATTTACATGGAGCAGATACAATACTAATGATACTGTCAGTTAAATTTTTGTATTAATCTGGAATGCATAGTCATTCTGTGAAGTCATGTGTGCTCTAGATGACTTGTGGAAACAGTGAAAGGAATTCTTGAAGCAGGAAAATAATTTGGCAGAGTAGCCGTTAAGCTTACCTTCAAGAGCTTATTCTTGCCAAAACATTTCTCAGGTTTGCAAATTGCAAAGCTATATAGTGTATGTTAGCATCCTTATTTTTATATAAACTGCTGCAATCCTAATATACACATTAGTAATTTGGCTAATATCCACCTGAGGAGGGCATAAGGGGAGAAAGCTGAAGTAACAAACCAATGtatatgcagggttttttttaatagatatCACTTTGCCCATACAACAAATGTTTTGTTAAATTTATATGAATATTATGCACAAGTGCTACTGTCTATCATTGATATAAGATTCCAAGATTGACACTGAAGCTTGGAATGGCTGTAGAGctagtgtgaagtgatggaaacaactaCAAGCATGACTGAGAGctgtttttgtttagaatatcagcaggttcaatcatcactgggattcatggtctgttactgtccaatttttaagttctaaGCCATTTTCAGCTTTGTTTTTTATACTTTACGAATTACACCCATATGATGGCATGAACTTTCACCtaatattgtgttttttttacTGCAGCACAACAAAAATAAGTGACCCAATAATGGTCAAATCATAACAAAGTATTAACATACtaagtgcatttaaaaaacagaaacacaaattaTTCAGTAATCAAAAAGGAATATATTTTGAACTGCACAGCTGAGGACATTGTTAGTTGAACATGTGCAAAGAGGACAAATACtacaaatagtaaaaaaaaaaaaaaaaaaaaaaatctagtaaaaaaaaatgcaatgcaaGAATCAGATGGATTGACATTATGGGAAAATTCCTATGAGGTCTCATGATACAAAGCTGTTTAATATCTGAAACAAGTGTTTCaagtaaagaaaagaagagacaAGAGAAGTCATTGGAGCTCCTCAGAGGCTCAAGGGTCCACCTGGTCAGCTTGCCAGAATGATACCGCACATTTAATTCTGCATGGGCCTAATACTACATTACGTTAATCCAAGAATGTAGCAGTGTAGGGTCTCTTCGCTGTATGCTCCATTCCCCCAAAACCATTCCTATGACATACCCTTCCTAGGTAAAAGGacttgggttaaaaaaaaatggcacgACTGGCATGAAACAATCCTTTCAGCCAGTTGATGGTTCTGTTTTTATTCACTATTTACagttatccggcatgttggggggatggggggtgcCGGTTAATCAGAAATTtcagttaactaagagttatacttaccaatggaataccaattttccAAGAATTGGAATACAATAcaatgaataaagtataaaatagtatacaggtactcaccaatccagtagtagCACTGCACTGCAGggtggttggtttcttgaagcacttaggtgtATACAGGTAACCTACCGAATAGAAAACTTTATCttatgacactacatatcactatgggcagCACGTGGCGTACACCTAGATCACTAACAATACACTTATCACTAAAACcatactgaacataatttaatctttgaTTCAGAAGGCACAtcaggatcttgcagtgcctcagggtcatcattatcaacatcaattGTCATTGTAGATATAGATGgtgtaggagattgggctgaatctgtaatgaccctatgacacaccctggaagctgcttttttgaataaatccttGATATCAGCTTGCTTACTTATCGTCTGCTTCTTTTGCATAAAATTAGAGTGTagaatgtgcaattgcataacctcctgggcagtGTACTAGTTCCagttactagattgaagatttgtagTTGGAGATATTAAAAATGCTGGTTGATAAAGTGACAGATAAcccagcttttactgtatatgagACTCTGATGAACTGGTAGGCATAGTTCATAAGATAATAAAGTCAGTTTGTTTCATTAAAGTTtgctaaataataaatagttcaaGTGATAATTATTGCACAGAACCATTGGTTTACTGGTAACCTAGTTTACTTTCATGTGACTACACTTGAACACAGGCTTGCTCAATCAGGCTCTTTAATGTTAGCATAATTTACTGAAAAATAGTAGGCATTCAGCCGGAAAAAAGGCTGAGCTATtgtttgagggggtcaacaggaAAACTCAGGCTTACTATTTATGGAGCTTGCTCGCTTAAAACATAAGACTGTGGAATAAGTGGCTGTTCCCTTAATTACCTCAAAATCTATTGATTTGATATTTTGTTGTCTTAATATTCTGACCAGCAACCACCCACCTAAGCAGGTTGTTGCAGCAACGTTTGCTCACATTGCAACAAAATGTGGAGTTAACTTCATGCTAGACATCCTGAATGAATTATGCTATCTGTAGCAGAATCCCTATGGTATAACCCCATCAGTGGGTGCCATATTTTTGGTATTATTTCTTAGTTCATATTGATATAGTTTTGTGAGTTAATAAGCAGGTTGCAGGTATGgcaagaactgtgtgtgtgtgtgtgtggggaagggggagagaatacAAGAAAGATTAAGGACACAAAGCCACATTGCTGCCTGATAAAAACCTATGATAgggcaaaaagggaaagaaagcttACAGAGTTTCCCTATGTCATATTTTTAAGTGATACATCACAAGACAGAGTGTGGTACCCGCTCCTCTGTAGGACAGGTCATGACTCTGCTCTCAATCTGCAAGAGGGCTGGTTTCCATGCTTCTATACCAGTGCTTCTATACCGGTTTCCAGTTCTTCTGTACCAGCGacccctcccccaacttcctaGCAGTACGTATAGCTTAATTGTAACCATTGTTGAAGCCACCAAGAGAAAGTGTAAAGCTCAGGTAACCATTAGCAACAACTGAAGAAAGCAAACCTCCCCCATTTGGGGTGCAGTCAAGCCTTTTGTAAATACCGTACAAGAAAAGCACTTTGAAAAGCCCTTTATTAGCCAGAAACTATCACTAGTTCTTGTTTCAGAGAATTGACTTATTGTGAAGTCATCACTGGAATGTCTTTTCAGACTTTTTGAAGCATTTCCAGTACCTAGCCCCAATCTTTCAGGCAGGTGATGTTTAGCTCAGAGCTACAGCTTTTGGGGCTGTTCAGTCCAGGCTGTCCCATGCTTAACCTTAGCATTTCACTACCCTAGCAGCTCACAGCAATCAGATGCTTTCTCCTTGTGGCTTTAAACTCTGACTAGGGGTAGAGAaaactggtagctgtctggaacCTGGTCTATACTAGCCCACTGCTGTTTGGAATGGTGGGAAGTTTCAGCAGACCATCCTTGTATAGACACCACCTATGGCTAGCTCAAAAGATAATTAACTGGCATAGCTGGCATTTTCACACCAAATCTGACATGATAAAACAGACCAATCGGTGTCTAAAATGAATCACAATGGGCACCAAAAGATAGGACcatattttcttaaattaaaatgcaacttGATAACAGCTTGTAAACAACCCGTCCTGATTCTTAAGAGTATTAATTCTTAACTGTAGTATTTAAAATCTTATTATAGAATCAGTACATCTTGCTGAAAATTAACTTGATATACCATAATGTGTCTGTGGACTTTGCTAATCACCTCATGAAGTGACAGTCAGTAATATCCATGAGGGGTGTTCCAGTATTTGACTGGGACTAATTATCATCACCAATACTTGTTCAACATTTTGCGGAAACATTCAGAGCTAACGTAACATGTGCAATCACAAGAAGATAAGCTCCAAAACTCAAAAGCATAGTGCACTATAATCTATAGTACATTTGTAATAGTCATCTTCCCTCGTTCCAGGATGAGGTTGCAGCCCTGATTCTGTTTTCCAGATGTACTTCAGTTTCTCCTCTGCCTGGTCAGAAGAGTTAGTGTATTTATGATCTGTCCCTCAGGGAAAATCAAATCCCTCCCATTCTAGGGCATAGAAGAGCTTCAAACAACAATCCAAACATAACTCCTAGTCTTTTAACTCAGGGCACATGTTCCTCTTCCCCATCATTGCAGGGGTTTGCCACCTTCTGTTGATAGCACCATAAGGGAGCCTACTCTATTCCAGCCCAGGGAACCTATGTGCACTGGATGTCAACTTCACTTAAACCCCCCTACTTCACTTTTTCTCAAGTGGTCTCCCACTCAGGCCTTGAACTCAGCCCTTTCTCAGGCTTCCCCATAGTAAGATACCATTCTCCCTCTAACTCTCCTGCTATTAtaggcagctttttttttttattatttaaatagccGGACTTCCCCCAGCAGGCTCTGCTGCCAAGCTACAGTCACCTGACCTCTCAAGGGACTAAAATTCCCAGAATTCACATCTTTAAAGGGCCAAAAACTGGAGCAGGGATGTTCTGGCCCAGGCCTACGCTTTATCTTTCTAGGTTTGGTTCCAAGGCATTTCTCACACTTATAGTTAATGATATCAAATTTTCATGTTATACCAGTGCAAACTCATTGAAGTCATGTACATAAATGAGAAATTAGCATACTTTAAAGGCATCTTAGATATTAGAGTAAAGAGAAAACTTTATAATGTTTCTGTCTCCAAATGGCAGGAAGATGTTTTCTCATGCAGTTCTTATATTTACTTGTCTTTGCAAGTTTAATAATATCCTGTGATGTTGGAGTCTACCCTTGGGAGAACTAGAAAGTTTGATCCGTTGCAGAAAGCAAGATGATATTTAACATAACAATGTAGCTTTTAGCAGTGATATATTTGAGTATATATTAACatgtttctctttcctccctaGTGACTGCTCTACTTGAAAAATACGTGCTCAGTCAGCAAAAGGAACACTACTTTTCAAAACCGTTCTATGTGGAAATCAATCCATGCCCTATTACCTGGTTGAGTGAAACCAGATTAAGAACTTCTGCCATGGCAGCTCTTCTACTAGGAGCTTTGCTGCTTATTGTTCAACCTCATATAGTGCCTTCCAGACCAGCTGTAATTTCTAAGGCTGAGGCCACTTCTCAATCTGCTCAGAAAGAGCTTTTAAAGAAAACAGTTCTCAAAAATGACTTCAAAGGAAACATTCATTTTAACGGATCTTGCCAGCAGCTACCACAAACTATCATTATTGGAGTAAGAAAAGGTGGAACAAGAGCCTTATTAGAGATGTTGAGTCTCCATCCAGATATTGCATCAGCTGAAAGTGAAGTCCATTTCTTTGACTGGGAAGATCATTATGGAAATGGATTGCAGTGGTATATGAATCAAATGCCATTCTCTTATCCCCATCAGATCAcagtggaaaaaaccccagcctattTCACTTCACCCAAAGTGCCTGAAAGAGTTTATAACATGAAccagtcaatgagactactcctTATTTTAAGAGACCCAAGCGAGAGAGTACTATCTGATTACACCCAAGTGTTCTATAATCATGTACAAAAGCACAAGCCATATCCATCCATTGAAGAATTCCTGATTAAAGATGGTGAACTCAATGTGGACTACAAGGCAATAAACAGAAGCTTATATTACTTTCacatgcaaaactggttgaagtATTTTCCTCTTGATTACATTCACATTGTAGATGGGGATAAACTAATCAAAGATCCTTTCCCAGAAATAGAGAAGGTAGAGCGGTTTCTAAGGTTGTCACCTCAAATAAATGCTTCAAACTTTTACTTCAATAAAACGAAAGGCTTCTATTGCCTAAGGGATAGTGGTAGGGAACGTTGTTTACATGAGTCAAAAGGAAGAGCACACCCTCATGTAGATTCTCATTTACTTGATAAACTGCATGAATATTTTCATGAACCTAATAGGAAATTCTTTGAGCTTGTTGGCAGAACATTTGACTGGCACTAATTTGTGTTAAGTTATTGATAAGCTTCAGAGCCTAAGTTTCAGTGTACGCttagaaattatataaaaaaggGCATTTAAACtataatttatttgtaaaatccATAAATACTTCTGTACAGTATTAGTTTCACAATTGCCATATAAACTAGTTATATTTTTCTACTTGTTAAATTTGAAgacattttgtattgtttttcatGGTTGTTACATTGTGTATTACGTCTCTATACGAAGGAACTAAAATATTTCACTGCAGAAGATGCTTTCTTGAGATTGTGTTATCTGTTTAATATATAAGAAATTCATTTCAACAAAATCCTTCAGAATTATCTGAATCTTTGAAATATAATATCTGGACTTTCTCTCTTTATTGTGAATGACCACGTAAACTTTGcacttctttttgttgtttttttactagcggctttaattttaaaatgtcaccagGCAGCAAAGTTCTCTAACCTGCTTTATACAATTAATTCTTACTAAAGTGATACCTCACATACTTATTAGGACATGACATGTCAGGTACAATGGAATACTCTGTAAACAGACATACTGACTTCCGTACTTACCTTCATATTTAATTTCATAACGGGTGCCCCTGACATTCTTTGGCAGTACAATGCCAGTTTCAtggtacattttaaaagattctgtGGATACATGCTCATAAAAAACACTATTTGACTGTATTTCTACATCCATCTGAGACCTTCCTTTATTTTCTGTATGTTTGTGTATATGTTCTTTATACTGAAAAACGGGAGTGAAGGATTTAAGCAATACTGGTAAATTTTAAAAGTTGTCATGATTGTTTCTAAATTCTATAGCATTTATTTCTGCTTCAGAATCACTGAAAaccaacaaaaagaagaacaggagtacttgtggcaccttagagactaacaaatttattagagcataagctttcgtggactctaataaatttgttagtctctaaggtgccacaagtactcctgttcttctttttgcggatacagactaacacggctgctactctgaaacctgaaaaccAACACCCACTCACGAGCCATTAGTTGGATTAACCTCTAGAAATTAATGGCCTTATTCTCATTTATGTTAAGACCTCCCAAACACTGCTCCGACTATGTAAAGGTTCCAAAAGTAAATGTAAATTACATTTGCACCCATATTAAAGCCCCCTTTTGTTGCCAGAGTGGTGCTTTTTGCTTTCCattctacactaggaaattagatctacacctctgagcaatgcagttaaactgacctaatcccCACTATAGACAGTGCTGTGTCGACATAGCCTCTTGGGGAGATAgagtacctatgctgacaggagaagccctcctgttggcataagtATCTGAAGCAccgctgcagcgttttaagtgtagatctgtCCTTATtacaaatgagaatcagacccacagatttttccctttcttccccctcctccctttcaaGAACATTGAGGTCACATATAGCTTCCATTCATGATTTACAAGGCTACCCTTCTAAGGCCTTTTGGAGATTGGTTTTTAGCCCCTACTTCAGCAATCCTTATGGTTCCCCCTCTGCTGGAAACAGAGTCCAGGGCAAATAATGGCTTTCCTTGCCTACAGGAAGAATTTTCATGTATTATTGGCCATCAGTTATTGAAATCAGAACAAATCCTGAATATAGACAAGGTCCAAAATAGTACTTAAGATATAAGCTCTTCAATTGTAATGGAGGGATCTGGCCCAAGATCTATAATATGCAGATCAAGT
This genomic interval carries:
- the HS3ST1 gene encoding heparan sulfate glucosamine 3-O-sulfotransferase 1; translation: MAALLLGALLLIVQPHIVPSRPAVISKAEATSQSAQKELLKKTVLKNDFKGNIHFNGSCQQLPQTIIIGVRKGGTRALLEMLSLHPDIASAESEVHFFDWEDHYGNGLQWYMNQMPFSYPHQITVEKTPAYFTSPKVPERVYNMNQSMRLLLILRDPSERVLSDYTQVFYNHVQKHKPYPSIEEFLIKDGELNVDYKAINRSLYYFHMQNWLKYFPLDYIHIVDGDKLIKDPFPEIEKVERFLRLSPQINASNFYFNKTKGFYCLRDSGRERCLHESKGRAHPHVDSHLLDKLHEYFHEPNRKFFELVGRTFDWH